The Dunckerocampus dactyliophorus isolate RoL2022-P2 chromosome 1, RoL_Ddac_1.1, whole genome shotgun sequence genome has a segment encoding these proteins:
- the LOC129178535 gene encoding superoxide dismutase [Cu-Zn]-like translates to MVVKAVCVLKGAGETAGTVFFEQENDSSPVKLTGEIKGLTPGEHGFHVHAFGDNTNGCISAGPHFNPHNKNHAGPKDADRHVGDLGNVTAGADNVAKIDITDKVISLSGPYSIIGRTMVIHEKADDLGKGGNDESLKTGNAGGRLACGVIGITQ, encoded by the exons ATGGTGGTTAAAGCTGTTTGTGTGCTTAAAGGAGCCGGAGAGACCGCCGGTACTGTGTTCTTCGAGCAGGAG AATGATTCATCTCCGGTGAAGCTGACTGGAGAAATCAAAGGCCTGACGCCCGGGGAGCATGGATTCCACGTCCACGCCTTTGGAGACAACACTAATG GGTGTATCAGTGCTGGCCCTCACTTCAACCCTCACAACAAGAATCACGCCGGCCCAAAAGATGCAGACCG GCATGTTGGGGACCTCGGCAATGTGACCGCAGGCGCTGACAACGTGGCCAAAATTGACATCACAGATAAGGTGATCTCCCTGTCGGGCCCGTACTCCATCATCGGCAGAACCATGGTG ATCCATGAGAAGGCAGACGACCTTGGCAAAGGAGGCAACGATGAAAGTCTAAAAACTGGAAACGCCGGCGGACGTCTGGCATGTGGAGTGATTGGCATCACTCAGTAA
- the LOC129193468 gene encoding hormonally up-regulated neu tumor-associated kinase homolog A-like, translated as MPVADCDVPLEGTSSRWLEGSSSSSGSSTHEGSSGAEGILPASLCSPAADILKNFYHTKRVGNYLIGRKLGEGSFAKVREGLHALTGEKVAVKVIDKRKAKKDSYVTKNLRREGHIQQMIRHPNITQLLDILETENSYYLVMELCPGGNLMNRIYDKKRLDERETQKYIRQLVLAVEHLHRAGVVHRDLKIENLLLDEQDNIKLIDFGLSNCAGILGYSDPFSTQCGSPAYAAPELLSRKKYGPKVDVWSIGVNMYAMLTGTLPFTVEPFSLRALHQKMVDKEMNPLPPSLSTAAICLLKKLLEPDPNKRPNIHQVMADSWLQLANKNTGAPYLNRIHIEEINHTVLLHMTEKMAYKHSEVLSAVLTNRACHTLAVYFLLNKKMKRLSKEYREMQFQEKKKGDKQKNEYFQTQWRKHVDKLTIPPKQTPVYLAVSKGPTKEKKHRTGLLRAITGGHRNSPLAPPGTVASSSMEYLEIQPLFSNTPQQRRRLATLPPVNTSPEHNIPAPPAPSPIGMHSFGSLSKAEQIEDTPVSPWYKLTNGTLSPPRHVSAFQPDSSYLKKATIPSPPVLIVNPQPKKSISTDWCGSSDTSGSPPSTIGSPAGSSAFSPPKSAFSALNPSSAFSPPSNSSSSDPDSPTHRSKFPSMGIGQMLKKKVQLQPFTFRPEQVVEEVVSPPPYPMQTLLCASGALKTLC; from the exons ATGCCGGTAGCCGACTGCGACGTGCCGTTGGAGGGGACCAGCAGTCGCTGGCTGGaggggagcagcagcagcagcggcagcagcaccCATGAGGGCAGCAGCGGGGCCGAGGGCATCCTCCCGGCCTCGCTGTGCAGCCCAGCCGCCGACATCCTGAAAAACTTTTACCACACCAAGCGGGTAGGCAACTACCTGATTGGCAGGAAGCTGGGAGAGGGCTCCTTCGCCAAAGTCAGGGAGGGTCTCCACGCTCTCACCGGGGAAAAG GTGGCGGTGAAGGTGATCGACAAGCGCAAGGCCAAGAAGGACTCGTACGTCACCAAGAACCTGCGGCGCGAGGGCCACATCCAGCAGATGATCCGCCACCCCAACATCACACAGCTTCTGGACATCCTGGAGACGGAGAACAGCTACTACCTGGTGATGGAGCTGTGCCCCGGCGGCAACCTCATGAACCGCATCTACGACAAGAAACGGCTGGACGAGCGCGAGACACAGAAGTACATCCGGCAGCTGGTGCTGGCCGTGGAGCACCTGCACAGGGCGGGCGTGGTCCACAG AGATCTGAAGATAGAAAACCTCCTGTTGGATGAGCAGGACAACATAAAGCTCATAG ACTTTGGACTGAGCAACTGCGCCGGCATCCTGGGATACTCTGATCCATTCAGTACCCAGTGTGGAAGTCCCGCCTACGCCGCTCCTGAACTGCTCTCCAGGAAGAAATATGGACCCAAAGTGGACGTTTGGTCCAT TGGGGTGAACATGTATGCCATGTTGACGGGGACGCTTCCCTTCACCGTGGAGCCCTTCAGTCTGCGGGCCCTGCATCAGAAGATGGTGGACAAAGAGATGAACCCTCTACCTCCATCGCTCTCCACAG CCGCCATCTGCCTTCTGAAGAAGCTCTTAGAGCCGGACCCCAACAAGCGGCCCAACATCCACCAGGTGATGGCGGACTCCTGGCTGCAGCTCGCCAACAAGAACACAGGGGCACCGTACCTCAACAG gATCCACATTGAGGAAATCAACCACACAGTGTTGCTGCACATGACGGAGAAGATGGCGTACAAGCACAGTGAGGTGCTGAGCGCCGTGCTCACCAACCGCGCCTGCCACACTCTGGCTGTCTACTTCCTcctcaacaaaaaaatgaagaggCTGTCCAAAGAGTACAGG GAGATGCAGTTCcaggagaagaagaaaggagacaagcAGAAAAACGAATATTTCCAGACGCAGTGGAGGAAGCACGTGGACAAGCTCACCATCCCGCCGAAACAGACGCCCGTCTACCTGGCGGTGAGCAAGGGACCCACCAAGGAGAAGAAGCACCGCACAG GTCTGTTACGTGCTATAACTGGTGGCCATCGTAACTCACCCCTGGCTCCGCCCGGCACCGTGGCCTCCTCCTCTATGGAATACCTGGAGATCCAGCCCCTCTTCTCCAACACGCCGCAGCAGCGGAGGCGCCTAGCCACGCTCCCGCCGGTCAACACCAGTCCGGAGCACAACATCCCCGCTCCGCCAGCGCCGTCGCCCATCGGCATGCACTCCTTCGGCTCCCTTTCCAAAGCCGAGCAAATAGAGGACACGCCGGTGTCGCCGTGGTACAAGCTGACCAACGGGACTCTGTCGCCACCTCGCCATGTCTCCGCCTTCCAGCCGGACTCCTCCTACTTGAAGAAGGCCACAATCCCCAGTCCTCCCGTACTCATCGTCAACCCGCAGCCAAAGAAGAGTATTTCCACCGACTGGTGCGGCTCCTCCGACACCAGCGGCAGCCCTCCCAGCACCATCGGAAGCCCGGCGGGCAGTTCGGCCTTCAGCCCGCCCAAGTCCGCCTTCAGCGCCCTCAACCCCTCGTCTGCGTTCAGTCCCCCgtccaacagcagcagcagcgaccCCGACAGCCCCACGCACCGCAGCAAGTTCCCCTCCATGGGGATTGGACAGATGCTGAAGAAGAAGGTCCAGCTGCAGCCATTCACCTTCCGACCAGAACAGGTCGTGGAGGAGGTGGTGTCCCCGCCTCCTTACCCCATGCAGACGCTCCTTTGCGCTTCAGGTGCACTCAAGACCCTCTGCTAA
- the LOC129191203 gene encoding SR-related and CTD-associated factor 4-like produces MDAVNAFNQELFSLMDSKPPISRAKMISITKSAIKAMKLYKHVVQIVEKFIKKCKPEYKVAGLYVVDSIVRQSRHQFGADKDVFGPRFTKNITGTFENLCLCPLEDRSKLVRVLNLWQKNGVFKSEVIQPLLDMAASGGAAPYTGFDEPSSPPSPAKEPVTTVTANSNMAPAGQLEKQDPFAAVAQLFQATQGQQLQQMLQNFQQQPVKADTAPRPPAPQTDTQHVTPVFSQALQHPPTPSQQKTAFDRTLLDRFDYDDEPEAGDDAKDDSSQPSFMQQPAALQASMLSMSQDLSQQVPLPPNGQLPAYGLLPGQGFPVMMPPMGHILPGQPHPGSTGQPGFQGGFPPPSSAHQDSSVDAGSSVRDGRQGQRSRSGSRSPKRRRSRSNSRTRRSRHRRSRSRSRDRRHQSPRSRSQDRKERERERERCQKGLPPSKNETLSICSTTLWVGQLDKRTQQQDVACLLEEFGQIESINMIPPRGCAYIVMIHRQDAFRALQKLSRGSYKVNQKAIKIAWALNKGIKADFKQYWDVELGVTYIPWSKVREDQLEDLKEGGILDIDTLSPEWSTVKKALMNPEELTHNGGAESSQPEEVHMLSAAPPSQVPPMQQQMIGMGSVQPPGFPAPIGIPPPSFPPGMPPPPFIRPGFNPMQMPPGFLPPGAMPLGPPPTSKGEDMPLGPAGLVNRKLEVVPDASNFFNNQMGAMGNQVGVPPGNIQPPTGGLLGTRPGLIPLQRPPGPPLLHGQRFPPPHAQQSPLPAMPPVPPQMMPRGPRTSMMRHDAPPPKGGFGMPPSHNIRPPFPPHRQGLPPQGPPPPFIRPGAPRGIDGPEETGGRPFRGDRPGFRDQEPERERNWDRERDRERDRERDRGFSGARRPFGDGGRGGERMDVRDRLSSWQEDGTQRGGGWEKDSDRRDWRDRRSSLDRDRERGRGGDGDRENGRGEGGERGRAEGGSRESGRAAEGKVGERPKRRERTTRWDRDDRLAELENIDKFRKHNATQQLVAMETVKEPVLETPQKTPESAPSAPPSQSAPAESLSSEAQSEPVEAKQEAAS; encoded by the exons ATGGATGCCGTCAACGCCTTCAATCAGGAG TTATTCTCCTTGATGGACTCCAAGCCTCCAATATCTCGGGCCAAGATGATCTCCATCACCAAGTCGGCCATCAAGGCTATGAAA CTTTACAAGCATGTGGTCCAGATTGTGGAGAAGTTCATCAAAAAG TGTAAGCCGGAGTACAAAGTGGCAGGCTTGTATGTGGTAGATTCTATTGTCCGCCAGTCCCGGCACCAGTTCGGGGCGGACAAAGATGTGTTTGGACCTAGGTTCACCAAGAACATCACCGGAACCTTTGAGAACCTCTGCCTTTGCCCGCTAGAAGACAGG AGTAAGCTGGTGCGAGTGTTGAACCTTTGGCAGAAGAACGGCGTCTTCAAGAGCGAGGTCATTCAGCCCCTCCTGGACATGGCTGCCAGTGGTGGTGCAGCGCCCTACACGGGCTTCGACGAGCCAA GTTCCCCTCCATCTCCAGCCAAAGAACCAGTCACCACAGTGACAGCCAACTCCAACATGGCGCCTGCGGGTCAGCTGGAAAAACAGGACCCCTTCGCCGCAGTGGCGCAGCTCTTCCAGGCCACGCAGGGTCAGCAG CTTCAGCAGATGCTACAGAACTTTCAGCAGCAGCCCGTCAAAGCAGATACGGCCCCTCGGCCTCCTGCCCCACAGACAGACACCCAACACGTCACCCCCGTCTTTAGCCAAGCTCTCCAGCATCCTCCCACGCCCTCCCAGCAGAAGACGGCGTTTGATAGG ACGCTGCTGGATCGTTTTGACTATGACGACGAACCAGAAGCTGGCGATGACGCCAAAGATGACTCCTCACAGCCCTCCTT TatgcagcagcctgcggccctCCAAGCATCCATGTTGAGCATGTCTCAGGACCTCTCGCAGCAG GTTCCTCTCCCTCCTAACGGCCAGCTCCCAGCCTATGGCTTACTGCCGGGACAAGGCTTCCCGGTTATGATGCCTCCAATGGGGCACATTCTACCAGGCCAGCCCCACCCTGGTTCCACAGGACAGCCGGGCTTCCAGGGAGGTTTCCCGCCGCCTAGCTCAGCTCAtcag GACTCGTCAGTTGATGCGGGATCGTCTGTGAGGGATGGCAgacaaggtcaaaggtcacgaTCAGGCTCCAG GTCTCCGAAGCGGAGGAGGTCACGGTCCAACTCGCGCACACGCCGATCCAGACACAGACGTTCCCGCTCGCGCTCCAGGGACCGCCGCCACCAATCCCCGCGATCTCGCTCACAGGACCGCAAGGAGAGGGAGCGGGAACGGGAGCGTTGCCAAAAGGGTCTTCCACCGTCCAAAAATGAGACACTGAGCA TCTGCAGCACAACTCTTTGGGTGGGCCAGCTGGACAAGAGGACTCAGCAGCAGGATGTGGCGTGTCTGCTGGAGGAGTTTGGACAGATTGAGTCCATCAAT ATGATTCCTCCACGCGGTTGCGCCTACATTGTCATGATACACCGACAGGATGCATTCAGGGCCCTGCAGAAGCTCAGTCGAGGGTCCTACAAAGTCAACCAGAAAGCCATCaag ATTGCATGGGCACTCAACAAGGGTATCAAAGCCGACTTCAAACAGTACTGGGACGTGGAGCTAGGAGTCACCTACATCCCCTGGTCCAAAGTGAGGGAGGACCAGCTGGAGGACCTGAAAGAAGGAGGGATCCTGGATATAGACACGTTGTCACCAG AGTGGAGCACAGTGAAGAAGGCCCTTATGAACCCAGAGGAGCTCACCCACAATGGTGGGGCAGAGTCCTCGCAGCCCGAGGAGGTGCACATGTTATCCGCAGCTCCTCCTTCACAG GTTCCTCCAATGCAGCAGCAAATGATTGGCATGGGATCTGTGCAGCCTCCTGGCTTTCCTGCCCCAATAGGAATACCACCGCCTTCCTTCCCCCCAGGCATGCCCCCGCCTCCGTTCATCCGACCTGGCTTCAACCCCATGCAGATGCCTCCAG GTTTCCTCCCACCTGGGGCCATGCCTCTTGGACCGCCACCCACTTCCAAAGGCGAAGACATGCCTCTTGGCCCTGCAGGTCTGGTCAACAGGAAACTCGAGGTGGTCCCGGATGCTTCCAACTTCTTCAATAACCAGATGGGGGCCATGG GTAACCAGGTCGGTGTCCCTCCAGGGAACATCCAGCCCCCTACTGGTGGTCTGCTGGGGACACGGCCTGGTTTAATCCCACTGCAGCGCCCCCCAGGTCCTCCTTTGCTGCATGGTCAGCGTTTCCCTCCACCCCATGCGCAGCAGTCTCCTCTTCCCGCCATGCCCCCCGTCCCGCCACAGATGATGCCCAGAGGGCCTCGCACTTCGATGATGCGCCATGACGCCCCTCCACCCAAAGGAGGCTTTGGAATGCCCCCTTCCCACAACATAAGACCTCCATTCCCTCCACACAGGCAAGGACTGCCTCCTCAAGGCCCCCCTCCACCTTTTATCAGACCAGGGGCCCCCCGTGGTATTGACGGGCCTGAAGAAACAGGTGGGCGCCCTTTCCGGGGTGATCGACCGGGATTCAGGGACCAGGAGCCCGAAAGGGAGAGAAACTGGGATCGGGAGAGGGATCGTGAGAGAGATCGGGAGAGGGATCGAGGATTCAGTGGCGCAAGACGTCCATTTGGCGATGGGGGAAGGGGCGGTGAAAGAATGGACGTGAGGGACAGACTCAGCAGCTGGCAGGAAGACGGTACACAACGGGGAGGCGGATGGGAAAAGGACAGTGACAGACGGGACTGGAGGGACCGGCGAAGCAGCCTGGATCGAGACCGGGAGCGAGGGAGAGGGGGTGATGGGGACAGGGAGAACGGGAGAGGGGAAGGCGGAGAGAGAGGAAGGGCAGAAGGAGGGAGTCGGGAGAGTGGAAGAGCGGCTGAAGGCAAAGTAGGGGAGCGGCCCAAACGCCGCGAGAGGACCACGCGGTGGGACCGGGACGACCGACTGGCCGAGCTGGAGAACATAGACAAGTTTCGGAAGCATAACGCCACACAGCAGttggttgccatggaaacagtgAAAGAGCCTGTTTTGGAAACCCCCCAAAAGACTCCTGAATCCGCACCTTCAGCTCCACCCTCACAATCAGCTCCTGCTGAGTCCCTGTCCTCCGAGGCTCAGAGTGAGCCTGTAGAAGCCAAACAGGAGGCGGCGTCTTAA